CGTCGGCTCCGCGTCGCCCCGCATCGTCTCCGAGCTCGCCGCCCGGCACCCCGACGCGGGGGTGCCCAGCGACCTCGAGGGGCTGCGCGAGTTCTTCACGTTCCGCGACTTCGCCCACTTCGTGGACGTCTACCTCTCGGTCGTCGACCTGATCCGCACCCCGGAGGACATCCGGCTGCTGACCTACGAGGTCGCCCGCGAGATGGCCGAGGGCCAGAACCTCCGCTACGCCGAGCTCACCTGCACGCCCTACACGTCGGTGATCCGCGGGATCCCGATCCAGGCCTACACCGACGCCATCGAGGACGCCCGCGTGGCGGCCGAGCGCGACTTCGGGCTGGTGCTGCGCTGGATCTACGACATCCCCGGCGAGTCGGGCCTGCCCGCCGCCGACGCGACGCTGGAGTACGCCCTGCAGCACCGCACCGACGCGCTGGTCGGCTTCGGGCTCGGCGGTCCGGAGATCGGCGTGCCGCGCCCGCAGTTCCAGCCGCACTTCGAGGCCGCCCGCGCAGCCGGCCTGCACTCCGTGCCGCACGCCGGTGAGACCACCGGCCCGGAGACGGTGTGGGACTCCCTGCGCCTGCTCGGCGCGGAGCGGATCGGCCACGGGACCTCCAGCGCCCAGGACCCGGACCTCCTCGCACACCTCGCCGACACCGGCGTGGTGCTCGAGGTCTGCCCGACGTCCAACGTCGCCACCCGCGCGGTCGACCGGATCGAGGAGCACCCGCTGCGCGCCTTCGTCGAGGCGGGGGTCACCGTGACGATCAACTCCGACGACCCGCCGATGTTCGCCACGACGCTCAACCACGACTACGAGGTCGCGGCCGGTCTCCTCGACCTCGACGAGCAGGGTGTGGCCGACCTGGCGAAGGCAGCCGTCCACGCGTCCTACGCGGCCGACGACGTGAAGGCGCGGATCACCGGCGAGATCGACGCGTACACCGCCAGCGCCTGAGGGATGCATGCGGCCCCGTCACCTCATACGTGGCGGGGCCTGGGCCCGATCCTCCCGGGTGGCGAGCTGCCGCCCGGGGATCCCGGTCGGCGTGTCGCAGCGCCCCCGGCAGGACTCGAACCTGCAACCCACGGATTAGAAGGCCGTTGCGCTATCCGTTGCGCCACGGGGGCCTGGGTCGAGTATCCCAGCCGCGGACCGACGCGCCGCACCGTCCCCACGCGCGTCGGGTGCCCGACGGGCAGGATGTGCGCGTGAGCGACCGCGGCCCCCTCCCCACGACCGGCCTCACGGCGCTCGGCGGCGGCGACGCCCCGGACCTGCGGACCGCGGTCGACCGGCTGCGCACCCTGGTGTCCGGGGTGCTCGGGGCGGGGGCGGCCCTCGGGCTGGCCGCGTCGGTGGTGGTCGCCCTGTCGGTCCAGCACGCCTTCGACGACGAGCACCCGTGGGCCTGGGCGAGCGTGGTGCTCACGGTCCCGCAGGTCCGCGAGGAGATCACGGGCGAGGTGCTGGGCGACCTCGAGGACGACGCCGGCGCGCCGTTCACGCCGACGGAGCGGGCTGGGCTCCAGCGGGCGCTCGACGACGTGCTCGCCTCGACAGAGCTGCGCCGAGAGCTGGCCGACCTGACCGTGGTCGACGGGCGACTCGACGGCGACCGCGTCATCGACGCCGCCGTCCGCGAGCTCGAGGACCGCGCGGCCGACGCGGCGCCCCGCGAGCGGGAGGTCCTGTCGCAGTACGCCGCCGACCTGCGGGAGGCGACCGAGCGCGAGGGCACCGTCGCCGAGGTCGCGGACGACGGCACCACGATGCGGGACCTGCGCGGTTTCGGCCGCCTCGTCGCCGGCCTGCTGCTGGTGCCCGCGGCCGTGTGCGCCGCCGTCGCGCTGGCGGTCGCCCGCCGTCGCGGACAGACCGCGGTGGCGATCGGGTCCGGAGGGCTGGCGCTGGCAGCGGTCCTGCTGTCGCCGGGCCGCTTCCTGCTCGACCACCTGCCGGGACCGCTCGAGGTGCCCGGCGTCGTGCTGTCCGAGCTCGGCGCTCTGGTCGGCACGGTGTGGCTGTGGGCGCTGGTGCTGCTGGCCGTCGTCCCGCCCGCGCTCTGGTGGGTGCTCGGCTCGGCGCGCGGTGCCCGGAACGCCGACGAGGGCGCCGGGCCCCACTGGGTGCCCTGACGCCCTCGTCGGTGTCAGTCGGTCAGACCGGCGCGCTCACTGGCGGGCGCGCGGGTCGGCCTTGGTGTGCTGGAAGGCGGTGATCCGGTCGCCGACCAGCGGGGAGTACGCACCGGCGGTGCTGTTCCAGGCGAGGCCGAACCACAGCTCGGGCGTCGACAGGATCGACTCGCCGGCCTCGGCGACGGCCTGCGCGGTGTGGCCGTTGTACTCACCGAGCCCGAGGGGCTTGTTCGGGTGGCCGACCGAGTCCATCCAGGAGGCGAGCAGCGGGATGGCGCGGGCCGGCAGCAGGTCGCCGGGGGCCGAGGCCGTGCCGTTCTGGTAGGAGTCGACGGCGACGAACTCCCACTTGTTGAGCAGGGTGGCGTCGGTGAAGGCGGCGAAGTCGCTCACCCGGCGGTCGAGCAGCCAGCCGTTCAGGATCGGGCCGACCGCGATCGACGGGGCGTCGACCTGGTTGAAGAACCGCAGGCTCGCGGCGCGGAACACCGCGGGGTCCATGTCGCCGTTGGGCTCGTGCCAGAAGGTCGCCGTGACGGGAGCGCCGAGGCTGGTGAGCTGCGTGCGCAGCGTGGCCAGCCACGCGTCGTAGGAGCCGTTGGCCAGGGCGGCCGGGTCGGGCACCTTGTAGGAGATGACCGGCATCATGCCGTCGGCGATCGTCTGCCGGATCAGCGAGAGCTGGCTGCTGCCGCTCGACGACAGGTCGGCGAAGATCCGGCGGGCGGTGACGCCCTGGGCGCCGACCTCCTGGATCCGCTGCGGCCAGAGGTTGGCCGGCGCGCTCATGCCGATGACCTTGGGCATCACCGGGGTGGCCGGCGGGAAGGTCGCGGCCGGCTGGGGGCTCGGGGTCGCGGTCGGGGTCGCGGTCGGGGTCGCGGTCGGGGTCGCGGTCGGCGTCGCGGTCGGCGTGGACGTCGGCGTGGACGTCGGCGTGGACGTCGGGGTCACCGTCGGCGTGGACGTCGGGGTCACCGTCGGGGTGGAGGTCGGCGTGGACGTCGGGGTCACCGTCGGCGTGGACGTCGGGGTCACCGTCGGGGTGGACGTCGGCGTGGGCGTCGGCTTCGCGACCGTGTTCACCCGGAGCTGCGGACGGGTGGAGGCGGTCCGCGCCTCGGTCGAGGAGAAGGTGAGCGCCTTCTTGGCCGTCGTCTCGACGCGGATGCTCACGACCTCGCCAGGCGTGAGCTTGGAGGCGTCGAGCGCGATCGACTCGACGGTCCCGGCCACGAGTGCGTCGGACGCGCCGAGCCGGGCGCTGGTGGTGGGCCGCGACGACCAGGTCAGGTTGTTCTCGGTCCAGCCGTTGCCGGCACGGACGACGGTCACGCCCGTCGAGGAGTCGACGGTGGGTCGCAGGCGCAGGGCGACGGAGGCAAGGCTCTCGCCGGCGGCCACGTCCGGGACGGTGAACTTGAGGAAGGCCTGCTGGGTGCGGTTGGTGCGGCCGTCGACCGTGAGGGTCGTGCTCGACCCGTAGTTGGCGCCGGGCGCGGCGGAGCTGACGTAGGTGTCGACCATGGCGTCGATGTCACTGCGCTTGGCGTTGGCGGGGGAGGAGGCGATCGCGACGCCGGCCAGCCCAGTGACGAAGACGAGGGCCGAGGCCGTTCTCGTGAGGGTGTGTGACATTGTGTTGAACTTTCCTGTGGGGGTGCTGGCGACGCGGGGGTTCGTCGCCAGGTGCGCCTCACCGAGGACCTCGCCCGCGGCGGTGCGCGCGGTCCCGAGGGACGCCGGAGCGTCCGGTGGGACCAGGCCTCCGAGCGGCCCGAGGCGGCTCGGAGGAACGGACGAGGTCGGCGTCACCCGATGCAGGGGAAGGTGCAGGGGAGCTCAGCCACGTCCGCTGTGGAGTTGTTCGCGATCAGGGATCACAGTGGACTTATCGGCAAGCCTGCGATCTACCTTCGATCTTTCTTGACAGTAACTTGATGAAAGATCGATGTACCAATCGGCGCGGATCGGGGCCGAACGGCCCTGTTCGCAGAGCGCGCACGGGGGCATGCCACGAACGGCCGGGCGCTGGGAGCGCCCGGCCGTCCGGGTGGTGGAGCAGGTGCGGGTGGGACCCGCGGGTTCGTCAGGCAGACGCCCCCACGGTCTCGCGGGAGGAGGAGTCCGCAACGTCCTCGCGCCACGGCGTACGCCCGCGGGGCGCGTCGTACGTCGCGCGGTCGAGGATGCCCTCGCGCTGGGCGACGATCGTCGGGACCAGCGCCTGTCCGGTCACGTTGACCGCCGTGCGGCCCATGTCGAGGATCGGGTCGATGGCCAGGAGCAGGCCGACGCCCTCGAGGGGCAGGCCGAGCGTGGAGAGCGTGAGGGTCAGCATCACGGTGGCGCCGGTGACCCCGGCGGTGGCGGCGGAGCCGATGACCGAGACGAACGCGATCAGGACGTAGTCGGTGACCGACAGGTCGAGGCCGAAGAACTGGGCCACGAAGATCGCCGAGATCGCCGGGTAGATCGAGGCGCAGCCGTCCATCTTCGTCGTCGCGCCGAGCGGCACGGCGAACGAGGCGTAGGCCCGCGGCACACCGAGGTTGCGCTCGGTCACGCTCTGGGTGAGCGGCATCGTGCCGACCGACGAGCGCGAGACGAACGCCAGCGACATGGCGGGCCATGCCCCGGAGAAGAACTGCCGCACCGAGAGGCCGTTGAGCTTGAGCAGGGTGGGGTAGACCACCAGCAGCACCAGCGCCAGGCCTGCGTAGATCGCGACCGTGAAGGTGCCGAGCGAGCCGAGGGCGTCCCAGCCATAGCTCGCCACGGCGTTGCCGAGCAGGCCGACGGTGGCGACCGGGGCGAGCAGGATGATCCACCACAGCACCTTCTGGACCACGGCGAGCGCGGAGCGGACGAAGGTGAGGAACGGGTCCGCAGCCTCGCCCACCTTGAGCGTGGCGATGCCGACGGCGATCGCGACCACGAGGATCTGCAGGACGTTGAACGACATGGACACGCTGCCGTCGGGGCCGGCGGAGCCCTCCAGGCCCAGCACGTTGGCGGGGACCAGGCCGGTGAGGAAGTCGAGCCACGAGCCGGTCGTCGACGGGGCGGACGCCGCGTCGGAGGCCACGCTGGTGTGGTCGCCGGGGCGGAGCACCAGGCCGAGTGCGATGCCGATGGTGACGGCGATCAGCGCGGTGATCGCGAACCAGGCGAGCGTGCGCCACGCCAGCCGGGCGGCACCGGTCACGTCACGCAGGTTGGCGATGGACGCGACGATCGCGAGGAAGACGAGCGGCGGGACGACTGCCCGGAGCAGGGTGACGAACGTGCCGCCGACCGTGCTGAGCGTCTCGGTGAGCCAGTTCGGGTCGACCTCGCCGGTCGCGGCGTCGACGCCGTCCGCGCCCATCGACCGGGCGACCAGGCCGAGGACCACGCCGAGGACCAGGCCGGTCAGGACCTGGACGCCGAACGAGGGCAGCCGGAGGCGGGAGCGCTTCGCCGGAGCCTCAAATGAAGTATTCATAGTGAAAAGGTAACCTTTCGGATCGGCGCCCGGTCTGACGGGTGCCGGCGGTGCGTGCGGGGAGCTCAGTCGACGGCGGACGAGCGACGACACAGCGCGCTACCGGTGCGCACGAGGTCCACCGCCCGGCGCTGCGTCAGCAGGTCACCGACGGTCGCGGGGGAGGGCAGGACAGGACGCACGACGGGCACAACAGGCGTTCGCCGACGCCTGTTCCGTGGTTCGCCTCACACGTCAGGCGCGGCCTGACTAGGGTTCCGCCCATGTCACTGCGCCCCGTCGCGCGGCTCGTCGCCGCCCTCGTCCCTGCCCTCCTGCTGCTTCCCGTCGCCGCCCATGCCGAGACCGTGACGATCGAGGACGGCGCCGGCGACGCCCGGGCCTACAACTTCGCGGGGGAGTTCGGGACCGAGCCGCCCGCGCGGCCGGCGTTCCTCGACGCACCCGCGGAGACGTCGGTCGACGTCGTCCGCACCGACATCACGCATGCCCGTCGCGTGACGGTGACGCTGCACTTCCGCGACCTCGTCGACCTGGACCAGCACTCGCTCGACATGCGGGTCTTCACCCCGCGCGCCCGCTTCACGGCCCTCGCCTTCGCCGGTGAAGGTCCGGGCCGCGCCATCCTGGTCCCGGACCGCGGCATCGTCCAGCACACCCGGCCCTGCCGGACGGTGCGATCGCGCTACGACCTCGCGGCCGACACGGTCACGGTGTCGTTCCCCGCCGCCTGCATCGACGACC
This genomic interval from Nocardioides palaemonis contains the following:
- a CDS encoding adenosine deaminase, translating into MSLQNFIAGLPKAELHVHHVGSASPRIVSELAARHPDAGVPSDLEGLREFFTFRDFAHFVDVYLSVVDLIRTPEDIRLLTYEVAREMAEGQNLRYAELTCTPYTSVIRGIPIQAYTDAIEDARVAAERDFGLVLRWIYDIPGESGLPAADATLEYALQHRTDALVGFGLGGPEIGVPRPQFQPHFEAARAAGLHSVPHAGETTGPETVWDSLRLLGAERIGHGTSSAQDPDLLAHLADTGVVLEVCPTSNVATRAVDRIEEHPLRAFVEAGVTVTINSDDPPMFATTLNHDYEVAAGLLDLDEQGVADLAKAAVHASYAADDVKARITGEIDAYTASA
- a CDS encoding CBM96 family carbohydrate-binding protein, which produces MSHTLTRTASALVFVTGLAGVAIASSPANAKRSDIDAMVDTYVSSAAPGANYGSSTTLTVDGRTNRTQQAFLKFTVPDVAAGESLASVALRLRPTVDSSTGVTVVRAGNGWTENNLTWSSRPTTSARLGASDALVAGTVESIALDASKLTPGEVVSIRVETTAKKALTFSSTEARTASTRPQLRVNTVAKPTPTPTSTPTVTPTSTPTVTPTSTPTSTPTVTPTSTPTVTPTSTPTSTPTSTPTATPTATPTATPTATPTATPSPQPAATFPPATPVMPKVIGMSAPANLWPQRIQEVGAQGVTARRIFADLSSSGSSQLSLIRQTIADGMMPVISYKVPDPAALANGSYDAWLATLRTQLTSLGAPVTATFWHEPNGDMDPAVFRAASLRFFNQVDAPSIAVGPILNGWLLDRRVSDFAAFTDATLLNKWEFVAVDSYQNGTASAPGDLLPARAIPLLASWMDSVGHPNKPLGLGEYNGHTAQAVAEAGESILSTPELWFGLAWNSTAGAYSPLVGDRITAFQHTKADPRARQ
- a CDS encoding dicarboxylate/amino acid:cation symporter gives rise to the protein MNTSFEAPAKRSRLRLPSFGVQVLTGLVLGVVLGLVARSMGADGVDAATGEVDPNWLTETLSTVGGTFVTLLRAVVPPLVFLAIVASIANLRDVTGAARLAWRTLAWFAITALIAVTIGIALGLVLRPGDHTSVASDAASAPSTTGSWLDFLTGLVPANVLGLEGSAGPDGSVSMSFNVLQILVVAIAVGIATLKVGEAADPFLTFVRSALAVVQKVLWWIILLAPVATVGLLGNAVASYGWDALGSLGTFTVAIYAGLALVLLVVYPTLLKLNGLSVRQFFSGAWPAMSLAFVSRSSVGTMPLTQSVTERNLGVPRAYASFAVPLGATTKMDGCASIYPAISAIFVAQFFGLDLSVTDYVLIAFVSVIGSAATAGVTGATVMLTLTLSTLGLPLEGVGLLLAIDPILDMGRTAVNVTGQALVPTIVAQREGILDRATYDAPRGRTPWREDVADSSSRETVGASA
- a CDS encoding putative leader peptide; the protein is MPVVRPVLPSPATVGDLLTQRRAVDLVRTGSALCRRSSAVD